In Equus caballus isolate H_3958 breed thoroughbred chromosome 25, TB-T2T, whole genome shotgun sequence, one DNA window encodes the following:
- the TMEM141 gene encoding transmembrane protein 141 isoform X1: MVNLGLSRVDDAVAAKHPVGWVQVSWRVETSPSCLTLTPQQVAPGCLSAGAGSPAGSGVTFGLQMFIQRKFPYPFQWNVLVAVVAGSVASYWLTRVESQKCSNLWLFLETGQLPKDTGTDQRS; the protein is encoded by the exons ATGGTGAACTTGGGACTGTCCCGGGTGGACGACGCCGTGGCCGCCAAGCACCCG GTAGGCTGGGTCCAGGTGTCCTGGCGTGTGGAGACCTCACCCTCCTGTCTCACCCTGACTCCCCAGCAGGTGGCGCCAGGTTGCCTGTCTGCAGGTGCTGGGAGCCCGGCAG GCAGTGGTGTGACCTTCGGCCTGCAGATGTTCATTCAGAGGAAGTTTCCGTACCCCTTTCAGTGGAACGTGCTGGTGGCCGTGG TTGCAGGCTCAGTGGCCAGCTACTGGCTGACCCGAGTGGAGTCACAGAAATGCAGCAACCTCTGGCTCTTCCTGGAGACGGGGCAGCTCCCCAAAGACACAGGCACAG ATCAGCGCAGCTAG
- the TMEM141 gene encoding transmembrane protein 141 isoform X4, with protein sequence MVNLGLSRVDDAVAAKHPVAPGCLSAGAGSPAGSGVTFGLQMFIQRKFPYPFQWNVLVAVVAGSVASYWLTRVESQKCSNLWLFLETGQLPKDTGTDQRS encoded by the exons ATGGTGAACTTGGGACTGTCCCGGGTGGACGACGCCGTGGCCGCCAAGCACCCG GTGGCGCCAGGTTGCCTGTCTGCAGGTGCTGGGAGCCCGGCAG GCAGTGGTGTGACCTTCGGCCTGCAGATGTTCATTCAGAGGAAGTTTCCGTACCCCTTTCAGTGGAACGTGCTGGTGGCCGTGG TTGCAGGCTCAGTGGCCAGCTACTGGCTGACCCGAGTGGAGTCACAGAAATGCAGCAACCTCTGGCTCTTCCTGGAGACGGGGCAGCTCCCCAAAGACACAGGCACAG ATCAGCGCAGCTAG
- the TMEM141 gene encoding transmembrane protein 141 isoform X3 — protein MVNLGLSRVDDAVAAKHPQVAPGCLSAGAGSPAGSGVTFGLQMFIQRKFPYPFQWNVLVAVVAGSVASYWLTRVESQKCSNLWLFLETGQLPKDTGTDQRS, from the exons ATGGTGAACTTGGGACTGTCCCGGGTGGACGACGCCGTGGCCGCCAAGCACCCG CAGGTGGCGCCAGGTTGCCTGTCTGCAGGTGCTGGGAGCCCGGCAG GCAGTGGTGTGACCTTCGGCCTGCAGATGTTCATTCAGAGGAAGTTTCCGTACCCCTTTCAGTGGAACGTGCTGGTGGCCGTGG TTGCAGGCTCAGTGGCCAGCTACTGGCTGACCCGAGTGGAGTCACAGAAATGCAGCAACCTCTGGCTCTTCCTGGAGACGGGGCAGCTCCCCAAAGACACAGGCACAG ATCAGCGCAGCTAG
- the CCDC183 gene encoding coiled-coil domain-containing protein 183, which yields MKMHSEADMDEQMQEMKTITRLQEQCRALQIQAVKEKTIKNKATLALLRGNIRRGAQDWALAKKYDQWTISKACGKDEPMRLAHCRSTMEVAREKLRKYVFDRVNVHNVLIHLVRRRGQKLESMQLELAGLQNQPDATKEELRLLQVIRQLENNIEKTMIKITTSQNIHQLYVNLLDYLKKELAGYPTELDKLQNLVCDYCSELSDMTVMSQDAMMITDEVKMNMRQGEATFIEERRARENHLNQQKKLIDKIHTKETSERYRRGRRDLDFPSNIMSTETLKVRRRDTSKGDIEYQTDVTALVEKVKTAVRCSHLWDIAGRFLAQKNTEDNLELQMEDCEERRAQLEALMKKLELEEAILKFHQTPSSISFKSIEKKMRDMLKEEEDRLQLAHASMTKSQRLLLTIQMGIDNLYIRLIGITLPRAQKEVVPFSTLDVNSKLAYCEGKLLYLADRVQLLSRTEEINTKVRDALESSTLKERQNTRITFEGLEEDMIETFQFADVDHSYVPSRAEIKRQAQGLIEGKLKAAKKKKK from the exons ATGAAGATGCACAGTGAGGCAGATATGGACGAGCAGATGCAGGAGATGAAGACCATCACTCGGCTCCAGG AGCAATGTCGGGCACTGCAGATCCAGGCGGTAAAGGAGAAGACAATCAAGAACAAGGCGACGCTGGCCCTCCTGCGCGGTAACATTCGGCGTGGGGCCCAGGACTGGGCTCTGGCCAAGAAG TACGACCAGTGGACCATCTCCAAGGCCTGCGGGAAGGACGAGCCCATGAGGCTGGCGCACTGCCGCAGCACCATGGAG GTGGCCCGGGAGAAGCTGCGTAAGTACGTCTTCGACCGCGTGAACGTGCACAACGTGCTGATCCACCTGGTGCGGCGGCGCGGGCAGAAGCTCGAGAGCATGCAGCTGGAGTTGGCTGGCCTGCAGAACCAGCCCGACGCCACCAAGGAGGAGCTGCGCTTGCTGCAG GTCATCCGCCAGCTGGAGAACAACATCGAAAAGACGATGATCAAGATCACCACAAGCCAGAACATCCACCAGCTGTACGTGAACCTGCTGGATTATCTGAAGAAA GAGCTGGCAGGATACCCCACAGAGCTGGACAAGCTGCAGAATCTTGTGTGTGACTACTGCTCGGAACTGTCAGATATGACAGTCATGTCCCAAGATGCCATGATGATTACAGATGAGGTCAAG ATGAACATGAGGCAAGGGGAGGCGACCTTCATTGAGGAGCGGCGGGCACGGGAGAACCATCTCAACCAGCAGAAGAAGCTGATTGACAAGATCCACACCAAGGAGACCAGTGAGAGGTACCGCCGG GGCCGGCGGGACCTGGACTTCCCATCCAATATAATGAGCACAGAAACCCTGAAAG TGAGAAGAAGAGACACCTCCAAGGGTGATATCGAATACCAGACGGACGTGACTGCTTTGGTGGAGAAAGTCAAGACCGCTGTGCGGTGCTCCCACCTCTGG GACATCGCTGGCAGGTTCCTGGCTCAGAAGAACACGGAGGATAACCTGGAGCTGCAGATGGAGGACTGTGAGGAGAGGCGGGCACAGTTGGAGGCCTTGATGAAGAAGCTGGAACTAGAGGAGGCCATACTCAAGTTCCACCAGACACCCAGCTCCATCAG CTTTAAGTCCATTGAGAAGAAAATGAGGGACAtgctgaaggaggaggaagacaggcTGCAGCTGGCTCATGCCAGCATGACCAAGAGCCAGAGGTTACTGCTGACCATCCAGATGGGCATCGACAACCTCTACATCCGGCTGATTGGCATTACCCTGCCCAGGGCCCAG AAAGAAGTGGTGCCCTTCAGCACCCTCGATGTGAACAGCAAGCTGGCGTACTGCGAGGGAAAGCTCCTGTACCTGGCGGACAGAGTGCAGCTGTTGTCTAGGACTGAGGAG ATCAACACAAAGGTGAGGGACGCCCTGGAGTCCTCGACTCTGAAGGAGAGGCAGAACACCAGGATCACCTTCGAGGGCCTGGAGGAGGATATGATAG AAACCTTCCAGTTCGCCGACGTGGACCACAGCTACGTCCCCTCGCGGGCCGAGATCAAGAGGCAGGCCCAGGGGCTGATCGAGGGGAAGCTCAAGGCggccaagaagaagaagaagtga
- the TMEM141 gene encoding transmembrane protein 141 isoform X2 — protein MVNLGLSRVDDAVAAKHPGLGEYAACQSNAFMKGVFTFVTGSGVTFGLQMFIQRKFPYPFQWNVLVAVVAGSVASYWLTRVESQKCSNLWLFLETGQLPKDTGTDQRS, from the exons ATGGTGAACTTGGGACTGTCCCGGGTGGACGACGCCGTGGCCGCCAAGCACCCG GGCCTCGGGGAGTATGCTGCGTGCCAGTCGAACGCTTTCATGAAGGGCGTTTTCACCTTTGTCACAG GCAGTGGTGTGACCTTCGGCCTGCAGATGTTCATTCAGAGGAAGTTTCCGTACCCCTTTCAGTGGAACGTGCTGGTGGCCGTGG TTGCAGGCTCAGTGGCCAGCTACTGGCTGACCCGAGTGGAGTCACAGAAATGCAGCAACCTCTGGCTCTTCCTGGAGACGGGGCAGCTCCCCAAAGACACAGGCACAG ATCAGCGCAGCTAG